The Aminithiophilus ramosus genome contains a region encoding:
- the dnaA gene encoding chromosomal replication initiator protein DnaA: MDKDLDLIWEQILTKAREELPPGAGDIWLKTCMPVSLREGTLLLDVPNVFVKEQIQSRFLTPLQKMIEGAGLASRVELRVGTEVRSGEQDRAEKAAQPPQPPQATRSGLNPAYVFGNFVVGKSNRLAHAASLASAESPGVAYNPLFIWGGVGLGKTHLMHAIGHYVLEKGPSARIVYLSSEKFTNELISSIQNKRMQDFKSKYRNVDVLLIDDIQFLANKESTQEEFFHTFNSLHDAKKQIVISSDRPPKEIKMVEDRLVSRFEWGLVTDIQPPDLETRIAILQKKAELRGYRIEEEIIYFLAQNIPSNIRELEGALNRVVACSELNSETITVERAAEWLKDLIRHDKRGPVTIERIQQQVAEAFSLDVADLTSTKRTADFALARQVAMYLSRELTDSSLQQIGYAFHKKDHTTVLHACRKIAEMIDNDARVRSVVDNIRNKG, from the coding sequence GTGGATAAAGATCTCGACCTCATCTGGGAGCAGATACTGACCAAAGCTCGAGAGGAACTGCCTCCCGGTGCCGGCGATATCTGGCTCAAGACCTGCATGCCCGTCTCACTTCGGGAGGGCACGCTTCTTCTCGACGTGCCCAACGTCTTCGTCAAGGAACAGATCCAGTCCCGCTTTCTCACTCCCCTCCAGAAGATGATCGAAGGGGCGGGCCTCGCCTCGCGCGTCGAGCTTCGCGTCGGCACCGAGGTCCGTTCGGGCGAACAGGATCGGGCCGAAAAGGCCGCCCAGCCTCCCCAACCCCCTCAGGCCACCCGGTCGGGACTCAATCCGGCCTATGTCTTCGGAAATTTCGTCGTGGGCAAGTCCAACCGGCTGGCCCACGCCGCGAGCCTGGCCTCGGCCGAATCGCCCGGCGTCGCCTACAACCCTCTCTTCATCTGGGGAGGCGTCGGGCTGGGCAAGACCCATCTCATGCATGCCATCGGCCACTACGTCCTCGAAAAGGGCCCGTCGGCCCGCATCGTCTATCTGAGTTCGGAAAAATTCACCAATGAGCTCATCTCCTCCATCCAGAACAAGAGGATGCAGGACTTCAAATCGAAATATAGAAACGTCGATGTTCTCCTCATCGACGATATCCAGTTTCTGGCCAACAAGGAAAGCACGCAGGAGGAATTTTTTCATACCTTCAACAGCCTTCACGACGCGAAAAAACAGATCGTCATCAGCTCCGACCGCCCTCCCAAAGAGATCAAGATGGTCGAGGACCGGCTCGTGAGCCGCTTCGAGTGGGGACTCGTCACCGACATTCAGCCTCCCGATCTGGAAACGCGCATCGCCATCCTCCAGAAGAAGGCCGAACTGAGAGGCTACCGCATCGAGGAGGAAATCATCTATTTCCTGGCCCAGAACATCCCCAGCAACATCCGGGAGCTCGAGGGCGCCCTCAACCGCGTCGTCGCCTGTTCGGAGCTGAATTCGGAGACGATCACCGTCGAGAGGGCCGCCGAGTGGCTGAAGGACCTGATCCGCCACGACAAGCGCGGGCCCGTCACGATCGAACGCATTCAGCAGCAGGTGGCCGAGGCCTTCAGCCTCGACGTGGCCGACCTGACGAGCACGAAACGGACGGCCGACTTCGCCCTGGCCCGCCAGGTCGCCATGTACCTCAGCCGTGAGCTGACCGATTCCAGCCTCCAGCAGATCGGCTACGCCTTCCACAAAAAGGATCACACCACCGTCCTTCACGCCTGTCGCAAGATCGCCGAGATGATCGACAACGACGCCCGCGTCCGCTCCGTTGTGGATAACATCCGGAATAAGGGGTGA
- the dnaN gene encoding DNA polymerase III subunit beta produces the protein MKLLIEKNGFLKSWQMAERTAGSRSTVSILAGIRCLADERGLHLEATDLKTSLKCRAEGTEVQEPGETVLPTKAMGELFKKAPGPSIALEIAEGRATLTAGRSRYTLTVLPVDEFPRLPRSENARFFCDTTVATMSRLLEEGTFAGSPNEEFPKYLSAALLQVADGKLKTVATDGRRLSLSQTPLDVPPDQGQLLLPLNGLKELHRLLGSLDGTAPLRLLEDDSQAYFQVASMEFSVRRVDSSFPPYEKILLPNRTTWMTVARASLEEALERANIVVRDFTKSIVFQLTPGGPCTCGERPPISERLGRSWPPTSTANRSAWPSTSPFSSRGSRPSGTT, from the coding sequence TTGAAGTTACTGATCGAGAAAAACGGTTTCCTCAAAAGCTGGCAGATGGCGGAGCGGACGGCAGGGAGCAGGAGCACCGTCAGCATTCTCGCCGGCATCCGCTGTCTCGCCGACGAAAGGGGACTCCACCTGGAGGCCACCGACCTCAAGACATCGCTGAAGTGTCGGGCCGAGGGAACGGAAGTTCAGGAACCGGGCGAGACCGTGTTACCGACGAAGGCGATGGGCGAGCTCTTCAAGAAAGCCCCGGGGCCCTCCATCGCCCTCGAGATCGCCGAGGGACGGGCCACCCTGACGGCGGGGCGCAGCCGCTACACCCTGACGGTCCTCCCCGTCGACGAGTTCCCCCGCCTGCCGAGATCGGAAAACGCCCGATTCTTCTGCGACACGACGGTGGCGACGATGAGCCGCCTTCTCGAGGAGGGGACCTTCGCCGGCTCTCCCAACGAGGAGTTTCCCAAGTATCTCAGCGCCGCCCTCCTCCAGGTGGCCGACGGGAAGCTCAAGACCGTGGCCACCGACGGACGGCGCCTCTCCCTCTCCCAGACTCCCCTCGACGTTCCTCCCGATCAGGGGCAGCTTCTCCTTCCCCTCAACGGCCTCAAGGAACTCCATCGCCTTCTGGGCTCCCTCGACGGCACGGCGCCCCTCCGCCTTCTCGAAGACGACAGTCAGGCCTACTTCCAGGTCGCGTCCATGGAGTTCTCCGTCCGTCGCGTCGATTCCAGCTTCCCTCCCTACGAGAAGATCCTCCTGCCCAACCGGACGACGTGGATGACGGTGGCGAGAGCCTCCCTGGAAGAGGCCCTGGAACGGGCCAACATCGTCGTCCGTGACTTCACGAAATCGATCGTCTTCCAGCTCACCCCCGGGGGTCCCTGCACGTGCGGGGAAAGGCCCCCGATATCGGAGAGGCTCGGGAGGAGCTGGCCGCCGACATCGACGGCGAACCGCTCCGCGTGGCCTTCAACATCTCCTTTCTCCTCGAGGGGATCAAGGCCCTCAGGGACGACGTGA
- the recF gene encoding DNA replication/repair protein RecF (All proteins in this family for which functions are known are DNA-binding proteins that assist the filamentation of RecA onto DNA for the initiation of recombination or recombinational repair.) → MHCLSSAWVHFRNLEPRRTEWSLGLNLLIGANGSGKTNILEALHLLGGWGPFQGSRALADLLSWQASERTSRVEGRFGGEETLRVEAQIRSRIVLRLDGRATRASDVRARLPLLAFQPADLALVEGSPSTRRLFLDRLCALLFPLYALRLHEYRRALRQRVCLLRQRRDPSLTTKLLIPLGGWLWSARSSAVELLRLGLDRTGDLLPDALDVTFHRGGSQGVDEPERDLAEGLRFTADRERSAARVFVGPQRDDMALRSRGREASVVFSRGHRRRVAVALMLGAAWAVERRLRRKPVLLLDEVTAELDEEGRDRTFAVLQASSWQVFAATAGGVAYEWPGAVWMIRQGEVTER, encoded by the coding sequence ATGCACTGTCTTTCGTCGGCCTGGGTCCATTTTCGAAATCTCGAGCCCCGGAGGACGGAGTGGTCCCTGGGGTTGAATTTGTTGATCGGCGCCAACGGCTCGGGAAAGACCAATATCCTCGAGGCTCTTCACCTTCTGGGGGGGTGGGGTCCCTTTCAGGGCTCGCGGGCCCTGGCCGATCTCCTTTCCTGGCAGGCCTCGGAGAGGACGTCCCGCGTCGAGGGGCGCTTCGGCGGCGAGGAGACCCTTCGCGTCGAGGCCCAGATCCGGTCGAGGATCGTCCTCCGCCTCGACGGCAGGGCGACGCGGGCCTCCGACGTGAGGGCGCGCCTGCCTCTGCTTGCCTTCCAGCCGGCCGATCTGGCCCTCGTCGAGGGCTCTCCCTCGACGAGGCGACTCTTCCTCGACCGTCTCTGCGCCCTGCTTTTCCCCCTTTATGCCCTGCGGCTTCACGAATACCGCCGGGCTTTGAGACAGAGGGTCTGTCTTCTCCGTCAGAGGCGGGACCCGTCGCTGACGACGAAGCTGCTCATTCCCCTGGGAGGGTGGCTCTGGTCGGCCCGCTCCAGCGCCGTCGAGCTGCTTCGCCTCGGCCTGGACCGGACAGGCGATCTGCTTCCCGATGCCCTCGACGTCACCTTTCATCGCGGAGGCAGCCAAGGAGTGGACGAACCCGAGCGCGACCTGGCCGAGGGGTTGCGCTTCACGGCCGATCGGGAGAGGTCGGCGGCCCGCGTCTTCGTCGGACCTCAGAGAGACGACATGGCCCTTCGTTCCCGAGGCCGAGAGGCCTCCGTCGTCTTCAGCCGGGGCCATCGTCGTCGCGTCGCCGTGGCTCTCATGCTGGGGGCCGCCTGGGCCGTCGAGCGGAGGCTCCGGCGCAAGCCCGTCCTTCTTCTCGACGAGGTGACGGCCGAGCTCGACGAGGAGGGGCGTGACAGGACCTTCGCCGTCCTTCAGGCCTCTTCCTGGCAGGTCTTCGCCGCCACGGCCGGCGGCGTGGCCTACGAGTGGCCCGGGGCGGTCTGGATGATTCGTCAAGGAGAGGTGACGGAACGATGA
- the mnmG gene encoding tRNA uridine-5-carboxymethylaminomethyl(34) synthesis enzyme MnmG, whose product MTEYDVIVVGGGHGGCEAALAAARLGASTLLLNLYVDNLALMACNPSIGGPAKGHLVREIDALGGEQARATDASTLHIRRLNTSKGPAVQTLRAQCDLDDYHRHYLERIEERANLHLHQDIVTELLVDEGTIRGVVTRLGSVYRGRTVVLATGTYLGGKVFIGRTHFASGPLGQVAALGLTESLRKIGFETGRLKTGTTPRIGRDSVDWASLESQESADEPLAFSHWSEGKIHEGFACHLTRTTEETHEIIRGAMDRSPLFRGDIEGPGPRYCPSIEDRVNRFPDRDSHPIFLEPVGRRSREIYMQNFSTSLPYDAQVEMVRSLPGCERARIVRPGYAIEYDYLPPTQLLPWLETKRVRGLFCAGQINGTSGYEEAAAQGLMAGINAALVARGRDPVTLGRHEGYIAVLIDDLVTKGTREPYRMFTSRCEHRLLLRHDNADRRLSPLGRRLGLVDDARWDHLQRRWRRVEEIREVLRSRLIYPGEATAAFLAGLASSPLAERVTALDLMRRPEIDASRLWSFLGLGDLPDGEILASVQTDVRYEGYIARQERQVERMERMERVPLPVDFDYASVGGLSGESRQKLESIRPLSLGQAGRVSGVTPADVQLLWVTLESRRRSREKNPA is encoded by the coding sequence ATGACGGAATACGATGTGATCGTCGTCGGAGGCGGCCACGGGGGCTGCGAGGCGGCTTTGGCCGCGGCCCGCCTCGGCGCTTCGACGCTGCTTCTGAATCTCTACGTCGACAACCTGGCCCTCATGGCCTGTAACCCCTCCATCGGGGGACCGGCCAAGGGGCACCTAGTGAGGGAGATCGACGCCTTGGGCGGCGAGCAGGCGAGGGCGACGGACGCCTCGACGCTCCACATCAGGCGCCTCAACACCTCCAAGGGGCCCGCCGTCCAGACTCTGAGGGCCCAGTGCGATCTCGACGACTACCACCGCCACTATCTCGAGAGGATCGAGGAGAGGGCCAACCTCCACCTCCACCAGGATATCGTGACGGAACTTCTCGTCGACGAGGGCACGATCAGGGGCGTCGTCACGCGGCTGGGAAGCGTCTACCGCGGGAGGACCGTCGTCCTCGCCACGGGAACCTACCTGGGGGGGAAGGTCTTCATCGGACGGACCCATTTCGCCTCGGGGCCCCTGGGACAGGTGGCGGCCCTGGGACTGACGGAGTCGCTCCGCAAGATCGGCTTCGAGACGGGACGGCTCAAGACGGGGACGACGCCTCGCATCGGCAGGGACAGCGTCGACTGGGCCTCCCTCGAGAGCCAGGAGAGCGCCGACGAGCCCCTGGCCTTCAGCCACTGGAGCGAGGGGAAGATCCACGAGGGTTTCGCCTGTCACCTGACGCGGACGACGGAGGAGACCCACGAGATCATCAGGGGCGCCATGGACCGCTCGCCCCTTTTCAGAGGCGACATCGAGGGGCCGGGGCCCCGCTACTGCCCCTCCATCGAGGATCGGGTGAACCGCTTCCCCGATAGGGATTCCCACCCCATCTTCCTCGAGCCCGTCGGCCGCCGGAGCCGGGAGATCTACATGCAGAACTTTTCGACGAGCCTCCCCTACGATGCCCAGGTCGAGATGGTCCGCTCCCTTCCGGGCTGCGAGAGGGCCCGGATCGTCCGTCCCGGCTACGCCATCGAGTACGACTACCTGCCTCCGACGCAGCTTCTTCCCTGGCTGGAGACGAAGCGGGTCCGGGGCCTTTTCTGCGCCGGTCAGATCAACGGCACGTCGGGCTACGAGGAGGCCGCCGCCCAAGGGCTGATGGCGGGCATCAACGCCGCCCTCGTGGCCCGGGGTCGCGACCCCGTCACGCTCGGCCGCCACGAGGGGTACATCGCCGTCCTCATCGACGATCTCGTCACCAAGGGGACGCGCGAGCCCTACCGCATGTTCACCAGCCGCTGCGAACACCGCCTTCTCCTGCGCCACGACAACGCCGACAGGCGTTTGTCCCCTCTGGGGCGTCGTCTCGGCCTCGTCGACGACGCACGGTGGGATCACCTTCAGCGGCGATGGAGGCGCGTCGAGGAGATCCGGGAGGTTCTGCGGTCACGCCTGATCTATCCGGGAGAGGCGACGGCGGCCTTCCTGGCCGGCCTCGCCTCCTCGCCTCTTGCGGAGAGGGTGACGGCCCTCGACCTGATGCGCCGTCCCGAGATCGATGCCTCCCGCCTCTGGTCCTTCCTGGGCTTGGGCGACCTTCCCGACGGGGAGATCCTCGCCTCGGTCCAGACGGACGTCCGCTACGAGGGGTACATCGCCCGCCAGGAGCGCCAGGTGGAACGGATGGAACGGATGGAAAGGGTACCGTTGCCCGTCGATTTCGACTATGCTTCTGTGGGGGGACTTTCGGGAGAGAGCCGACAGAAACTGGAGAGTATCCGTCCCCTTTCCCTGGGCCAGGCCGGTCGCGTCTCGGGCGTCACGCCCGCCGACGTCCAGCTGCTCTGGGTGACCCTGGAGTCGAGAAGGCGCAGCCGTGAGAAAAACCCGGCCTAA
- a CDS encoding DUF721 domain-containing protein produces the protein MRKTRPKGTAIPLGALLEGALTPDLKRGLALADLSLKWDEVVGPLASRSRPLRIEGESLVVVADSPALAQRLKIQAGGVARKIREGWGLSVSGLHLLVGPVATRRKPADPVSRPLPALGGDELARAERTLFPYVEDEKVASALARLMAVYRRRFGEIPPAAEALHPTKE, from the coding sequence GTGAGAAAAACCCGGCCTAAGGGAACGGCCATTCCTCTGGGTGCCCTTCTCGAGGGAGCCCTCACGCCCGATCTCAAGCGAGGCCTCGCCCTGGCCGACCTCTCCCTCAAATGGGACGAGGTGGTCGGTCCCCTGGCCTCGCGGAGCCGTCCCCTGCGCATCGAGGGCGAGTCTCTCGTCGTCGTCGCCGACTCTCCTGCCCTGGCCCAACGCCTCAAGATCCAGGCCGGAGGGGTGGCTCGCAAGATTCGCGAGGGATGGGGACTTTCCGTCTCGGGGCTGCACCTTCTCGTCGGCCCCGTGGCGACGAGGCGAAAGCCCGCCGACCCCGTCTCGCGGCCTCTGCCGGCCCTCGGGGGAGATGAATTGGCCCGGGCCGAACGCACTCTCTTCCCCTATGTGGAGGACGAAAAGGTGGCGTCGGCTCTGGCTCGGCTTATGGCCGTCTACAGACGGCGTTTCGGAGAGATTCCTCCCGCCGCCGAAGCCCTGCATCCAACGAAGGAATGA
- a CDS encoding NAD(P)H-dependent flavin oxidoreductase, which translates to MNRETAKLPQLRLGRHTPRYPLVQGGMGVKISGPRLAGAVARAGGVGTIASVGLACDSPHYNGRNYFQANVKALRDALTEARAAAPEGVLAVNCMVALTDYDDHIRTACEGGADVLISGAGLPLKLPELTKDFPDVALVPIVSSLKAAQLIVRRWQKSYGRLPDGFVVETPLHAGGHLGVTKAEQVIDPDFSLETVVPELVAYLAEEGLGETLPVIAAGGIWTRDDMDALFAMGARGVQLGTIFACTEECDASPRFKQAYVEATEEDVVIIKSPVGIPGRALKSPFVARYLEGNVESSPCIANCLTHCSYRKDRQAFCIAQALIDAFNGNWERGLFFCGDNVSRCDRIRTVDDIFEEFFQNEKLSPEI; encoded by the coding sequence GTGAACAGAGAAACTGCCAAGCTGCCCCAGCTCCGCCTCGGCAGGCATACCCCCCGCTATCCCCTCGTTCAGGGGGGGATGGGCGTCAAAATATCGGGTCCCAGGCTGGCCGGAGCCGTGGCCAGGGCGGGAGGAGTGGGAACCATCGCCAGCGTCGGATTGGCCTGCGACTCTCCCCACTACAACGGGCGGAACTACTTCCAGGCCAACGTGAAGGCCCTCCGCGACGCCCTGACCGAGGCCAGGGCCGCCGCTCCCGAAGGCGTTCTCGCCGTCAACTGCATGGTGGCCCTCACCGACTACGACGATCACATCCGCACGGCCTGCGAGGGAGGAGCCGACGTCCTCATCTCCGGAGCCGGTCTGCCCCTCAAGCTGCCGGAGCTGACGAAGGACTTCCCCGACGTGGCCCTCGTCCCCATCGTGAGCTCCCTCAAGGCGGCCCAGCTCATCGTCAGGCGCTGGCAGAAGAGCTACGGCCGTCTTCCCGACGGTTTCGTCGTCGAGACGCCCCTTCACGCCGGAGGTCATCTGGGCGTCACCAAGGCCGAACAGGTGATCGATCCCGACTTTTCCCTCGAGACCGTCGTCCCCGAACTGGTCGCCTACCTCGCCGAGGAGGGACTGGGCGAGACGCTTCCCGTCATCGCCGCCGGAGGCATCTGGACCCGCGACGACATGGACGCCCTCTTCGCCATGGGTGCCCGAGGCGTCCAGCTGGGGACGATCTTCGCCTGCACCGAGGAGTGCGACGCCAGCCCCCGCTTCAAACAGGCCTACGTCGAGGCCACCGAGGAGGACGTCGTCATCATCAAGAGCCCCGTCGGCATTCCGGGACGGGCCCTGAAGTCTCCCTTCGTCGCCCGCTACCTCGAGGGCAACGTCGAGAGCAGCCCCTGCATCGCCAACTGCCTCACCCACTGTTCCTACAGAAAGGATCGTCAGGCCTTCTGCATCGCCCAGGCTCTGATAGACGCCTTTAACGGAAATTGGGAAAGGGGCCTCTTTTTTTGCGGAGACAACGTCTCCCGTTGTGACAGAATTCGGACTGTCGACGATATTTTCGAAGAATTCTTTCAAAACGAAAAACTTAGTCCCGAAATTTAA
- a CDS encoding TAXI family TRAP transporter solute-binding subunit: MSRKSWSYLLGVLCLVTVFATAASATTFLNIATGSTGGTYYPVGAGMAKIWNDTVEGIQASAQSTGGTVNNIQLMSEKESEMGFMDGLYYFAYTGQGRYEGNAQKYIRALVPLYPEPIQLMVAKGSGIKSVADMKGKRVSIGAVASGTEVSARQLLHLAGLDPDKDIKAENLGVGDTGSAFGDKRIDAAIMVGALGMAGVVEPSTLGLVEFIDVSDDLVAAVMAETPYWVPFTIPAGTYNGQDKDVKTYASWNIVGIREEIDEETVYQMTKALFDKHDDLVAVNSKMASMVAENVKYILIPLHPGAERYYKEVGAIQ, encoded by the coding sequence GTGTCACGCAAAAGTTGGTCTTATCTGTTGGGCGTTCTCTGTCTCGTCACCGTTTTCGCTACGGCCGCCTCGGCCACGACGTTCCTCAATATTGCAACGGGAAGCACCGGTGGGACCTATTATCCCGTCGGAGCCGGAATGGCCAAGATATGGAACGATACCGTCGAGGGCATCCAGGCCAGCGCCCAGTCGACGGGCGGCACCGTCAACAACATCCAGCTCATGAGCGAGAAGGAATCGGAAATGGGCTTCATGGACGGCCTCTATTACTTCGCCTACACGGGCCAGGGCCGCTATGAGGGCAACGCCCAGAAGTACATCCGCGCCCTCGTTCCCCTCTACCCCGAGCCGATTCAGCTCATGGTCGCCAAGGGAAGCGGCATCAAGTCCGTGGCCGACATGAAGGGCAAGCGCGTCTCCATCGGCGCCGTCGCCAGCGGCACCGAGGTCTCGGCCCGCCAGCTCCTCCACCTGGCCGGCCTCGACCCCGACAAGGACATCAAGGCCGAGAACCTCGGCGTCGGCGATACGGGCAGCGCCTTCGGCGACAAGCGCATCGACGCGGCCATCATGGTCGGCGCCCTCGGCATGGCCGGCGTCGTCGAGCCCTCCACCTTGGGCCTCGTCGAGTTCATCGACGTCTCCGACGATCTCGTCGCCGCCGTCATGGCCGAGACGCCCTACTGGGTGCCCTTCACCATCCCCGCCGGCACCTACAACGGCCAGGACAAGGACGTCAAGACCTACGCCAGCTGGAACATCGTCGGCATCCGCGAGGAGATCGACGAGGAGACGGTCTATCAGATGACGAAGGCCCTCTTCGACAAGCATGACGATCTCGTCGCCGTCAACTCCAAGATGGCCTCCATGGTCGCCGAGAACGTCAAGTACATCCTCATCCCCCTCCATCCCGGGGCGGAGCGCTACTACAAAGAGGTCGGCGCCATTCAGTAG
- a CDS encoding TRAP transporter permease produces the protein MAQVEERPSSILGQSIDDEKIQKLVEKYDAESRFRVLDGLAGKIVMALLVAMSCYHLYTAGFGLLPISIHRAVHLTFAIAAVYLLYPATSKSSRTSIPWYDWVLSLLAAAGSAYIVFFFNDIARRGAQVQPYELWMGLAFMVLVLEAGRRIVGNVLPMLAFFFLLYCYFGRYMPSIFMHRGYSLSRIVQHMYLTPEGVFGVALGVSSTFVFMFILFGAFLSGSGGARFFNELSLALAGHLPGGPAKVAIVASGLLGTINGSSVANVATTGAFTIPLMKRVGYKPEFAGAVEACASTGGQLMPPIMGAGAFIMSEFLGISYLRIAAAAIIPALLYYAALFINVHVRAKYRNLEGIERDLLPKGKEVFARDGHLLIPLFAIIAMLLMKYTPLAAAFWGIVTVIVVSSLRSHTRMGPVKILKALEEGARGALGVALACALVGFVVGTSSLTALGLTLSNNIIDIAGGKLLPTLIMAMVACIVLGMGLPTTANYIVTSTIIAPALIKMGVFPLAAHMFVFYFGIMADLTPPVCLAAFTGAGIAGANPGKTGLEATKIALVAYALPYTFIYTPAILLEQAHPLSLALLVVAALAGIAALAGALQGWLMRNLSPAIRALLVVPGLAAFLPSSTAKLASLAAIVAVMAWTCLKSPKGALTA, from the coding sequence ATGGCCCAGGTCGAAGAAAGACCCTCTTCCATCCTCGGACAGTCCATCGACGACGAGAAGATTCAGAAGCTCGTCGAGAAGTACGACGCCGAAAGCCGTTTCCGCGTCCTCGACGGCCTCGCCGGCAAGATCGTCATGGCCCTCCTCGTCGCCATGTCCTGCTATCATCTCTACACGGCAGGTTTCGGCCTTCTTCCCATATCGATCCACCGCGCCGTCCATCTCACCTTCGCCATCGCCGCCGTCTACCTTCTCTACCCGGCGACGTCCAAGAGCAGTCGCACCTCCATTCCCTGGTACGACTGGGTCCTTTCCCTTCTGGCGGCGGCCGGTTCGGCCTACATCGTCTTTTTCTTCAACGACATCGCCCGTCGCGGCGCCCAGGTTCAGCCCTACGAGCTCTGGATGGGCCTGGCCTTCATGGTCCTCGTCCTCGAGGCGGGGCGGCGCATCGTCGGCAACGTCCTTCCCATGCTGGCCTTCTTTTTCCTCCTCTACTGCTACTTCGGCCGCTACATGCCCAGCATCTTCATGCACCGGGGCTACTCCCTGAGCCGCATCGTCCAGCACATGTACCTGACGCCCGAGGGGGTTTTCGGCGTCGCCCTGGGGGTCTCGAGCACCTTCGTCTTCATGTTCATTCTTTTCGGCGCCTTCCTCTCGGGAAGCGGCGGGGCCCGCTTCTTCAACGAGCTCTCCCTGGCCCTGGCCGGCCATCTGCCCGGCGGTCCCGCCAAGGTGGCCATCGTCGCCTCGGGCCTTCTGGGGACGATCAACGGCTCTTCCGTGGCCAACGTGGCCACGACGGGGGCCTTCACCATCCCCCTCATGAAGCGCGTCGGCTACAAGCCCGAGTTCGCCGGGGCCGTCGAGGCCTGCGCCTCCACGGGAGGCCAGCTCATGCCGCCCATCATGGGCGCCGGAGCCTTCATCATGAGCGAGTTTCTGGGCATCTCCTACCTGCGCATCGCCGCCGCGGCCATCATCCCCGCCCTGCTCTACTACGCCGCCCTCTTCATCAACGTCCACGTCCGGGCCAAGTACCGCAACCTGGAGGGGATCGAGCGCGATCTTCTGCCCAAGGGCAAGGAGGTCTTCGCCCGCGACGGCCATCTTCTCATTCCCCTTTTCGCCATCATCGCCATGCTCCTCATGAAGTACACGCCCCTCGCCGCCGCCTTCTGGGGAATCGTCACCGTCATCGTCGTCAGCTCCCTCCGCTCCCACACCCGCATGGGACCGGTCAAGATTCTCAAGGCCCTCGAGGAGGGAGCCCGCGGCGCCCTGGGCGTGGCCCTGGCCTGCGCCCTCGTCGGCTTCGTCGTCGGCACCTCGTCCCTGACGGCCCTGGGCCTGACTTTGTCCAACAACATCATCGACATCGCCGGAGGGAAGCTTCTGCCGACTCTGATCATGGCCATGGTGGCCTGCATCGTCCTGGGCATGGGCCTTCCCACGACGGCCAACTACATCGTGACGAGCACCATCATCGCCCCGGCTTTGATCAAGATGGGCGTCTTCCCCCTGGCGGCCCACATGTTCGTCTTCTACTTCGGCATCATGGCCGACCTGACGCCTCCCGTCTGCCTCGCCGCCTTCACGGGAGCGGGCATCGCCGGCGCCAATCCGGGCAAGACGGGGCTGGAGGCGACGAAGATCGCCCTCGTGGCCTACGCCCTGCCCTACACTTTCATCTACACGCCGGCCATCCTCCTCGAGCAGGCCCATCCCCTCTCGCTGGCCCTGCTCGTCGTCGCCGCCCTGGCCGGCATCGCCGCCCTGGCCGGCGCCCTCCAGGGATGGCTCATGCGCAACCTGTCGCCCGCCATCCGGGCTCTCCTGGTCGTTCCCGGCCTGGCTGCCTTCCTCCCCAGCAGCACGGCGAAGCTCGCCTCTCTGGCCGCCATCGTCGCCGTCATGGCCTGGACCTGCCTCAAAAGCCCCAAAGGAGCTTTGACGGCTTAA
- a CDS encoding folate family ECF transporter S component, translated as MDTRTKANLALLISLQIVLSRVAAIRIAIGPIEGIRLGFGAFPALFAGIAFGPVAGALVGGLGDIVGFFINPMGPYMPHFTLTAALTGALPGLVVHLSGGRPLTVRRLLLAIAAGQLVSSVLLVPLFLKQLFGIPLTATVPAKIVGEAINIPFYAFLLDALRKRFPSLHIAGNG; from the coding sequence ATGGACACGAGAACCAAGGCCAATCTGGCCCTTCTCATCAGCCTGCAGATCGTCCTGTCCCGGGTGGCCGCCATCCGGATCGCCATCGGCCCCATCGAGGGAATCCGCCTCGGCTTCGGGGCCTTCCCCGCCCTCTTCGCCGGAATTGCCTTCGGCCCCGTCGCCGGAGCCCTCGTAGGGGGGCTGGGCGACATCGTCGGCTTCTTCATCAACCCCATGGGCCCCTACATGCCCCATTTTACCCTCACGGCGGCCCTGACGGGGGCCCTTCCGGGACTCGTCGTCCACCTCTCGGGCGGACGCCCTCTGACGGTGAGGCGCCTCCTTCTGGCCATCGCCGCAGGACAGCTCGTCAGCTCCGTCCTTCTCGTCCCCCTCTTCCTGAAGCAGCTCTTCGGCATCCCCCTGACGGCGACGGTGCCGGCGAAGATCGTCGGAGAGGCGATCAACATCCCCTTCTACGCCTTCCTCCTCGACGCCCTGAGAAAACGCTTCCCCAGCCTTCACATCGCCGGCAACGGCTGA